Proteins from a genomic interval of Plasmodium berghei ANKA genome assembly, chromosome: 6:
- a CDS encoding GPI mannosyltransferase 1, putative — MGSSITEKRSEIFKQNKGYFSDINNINYTKKIIYFLGILVRVITYYYGLWQDKNLNVKFTDIDYYVFSDAAKCVLNNKSPYNRYTYRYTPLLAYLMIPNFIINFSFGKFLFSSIDFLVSIIIIKIIKIKYPETKNYILYASLWLLNPLVITISIRGNADCIPCLLVLLTVFFIYQKKIYLSAFFYGLSVNFKIYPIIYSLPLMLYLNKNYLNKDNIFQLKQIKAEGIYINKIINIFYIIRNFFKELFKLNADQLKFSLFSFTTFLALNVIFYAIYGYEFLYESFIYHLVRQDHKHNFSLFFYIMYLTIENNSKIIPIITFIPQFILVTLFGFKYAKSNLELSMFLQTLSFIALNKVITSQYFIWCTPFLPIILNSITLNRTNLILIFCAVLLFIIAKAHWLFWAYYLEFKGYNTFIQIFYSSILFVISEMGVCWIFMYMSFKEGNKKNVLKE; from the exons atggGGAGTAGTATTACAGAAAAACGAtcagaaatatttaaacaGAATAAAGGTTACTTTagtgatataaataacattaattatacgaaaaaaataatatattttttaggAATATTAGTACGTGTTATAACTTATTATTATGGATTATGGCAAgacaaaaatttaaatgtaaaattTACAGACATAGATTATTATGTGTTTTCGGATGCTGCAAAATGtgtattaaataataagtcTCCATATAATAGATATACATATCGGTACACACCACTATTAGCTTATTTAATGATaccaaattttataattaatttttcatttgggaaatttcttttttcttcaatAGATTTTCTTGttagtattattataataaaaataataaaaataaaatatcctGAAACtaaaaactatattttgtatGCTTCATTGTGGCTTTTAAATCCATTAGTTATTACCATTTCAATTCGAGGCAATGCTGATTGCATACCATGTTTACTTGTTTTATTAACtgtgttttttatttatcaaaaaaaaatatatctttcggcttttttttatggatTATCcgttaattttaaaatatatccaaTTATCTACTCTTTACCATTAATGTTATATCTAAATAAGAACTATTTAAATAaggataatatatttcaattgaaacaaataaaagcagaaggcatatatataaataaaattataaacattttttatataataaggaattttttcaaagagttatttaaattaaacgCTGATCAACTCAAATTTTCCCTATTTAGCTTTACTACCTTTCTAGCTTTAAACGTGATTTTTTATGCAAT ATATGgatatgaatttttatacGAATCgtttatttatcatttagTTAGACAAGATCATAAACACAATTTTTCcctctttttttatattatgtacTTAACTATTGAGAATAATTCAAAG ATTATTCCAATAATAACATTTATACCTCAATTTATTCTTGTTACATTATTTGGCTTTAAATATGCAAAATCAAATTTAGAGCTATCCATGTTTTTACAA aCACTATCTTTCATAGCATTGAACAAAGTCATCACATCTCAG TACTTTATTTGGTGTACCCCCTTTCTGCCAATCATATTAAATTCTATAACCTTAAACAGG ACCAATTTAATCCTTATATTTTGTGCAGTGCTGCTTTTTATTATAGCTAAG GCACATTGGCTTTTTTGGGCTTATTATCTTGAGTTCAAAGGATATAACACCTTTATACAA atATTTTATTCCTCAATTTTATTCGTTATATCGGAGATGGGTGTATGCTGGATTTTTATGTACATGTCTTTTAAGGAAgggaacaaaaaaaatgtgttaaaggaataa
- a CDS encoding kinesin-7, putative translates to MHLNKNEDNNTANMDELHVESSSKEEAIRVCTRIRPLFEKEVNSGHLKAWKMNDTDMQLVVEPLSLSEMLNARIPKKRNKVEVKKTVEKTEGQKAVLQRHYAFDRCFDDHVGNEEVYRHLARDIILDTFKGINGCILAYGQTGSGKTHSIMGVPADPGMLPRSLAEFFNGIENPSSLNEENASSNTDDESNNNTKEFLMSVTYLEVYMERVNDLLQEGYRGGAIENLDVKEDPKRGFVVIGIQEETVTSIDEVMLLVAKAEQRRHISQTNFNETSSRSHTIFTVILESNQVLSNGTSINKRGELKIVDLAGNERAGRAAEGIENAKTLIEEGKSINKSLFVLSEVISKLSKRAQAIAMGDEKKIKKIQEDLVFIPWRDSKLTRILSKSLGGNCRASVIVAVHPSHFYLDTSFSTLRFALKCKTIKKKIEVNYLSPEQSVIMQQKELIAKLQNQLKHLSTNKNTDINSYVGNKDYISNRNPENDEKILALKTELEEKVKKFQNFILKSELHVNSNNYRRLRSIDDDNNNEKLLKYSMTISTNIKNEYNWLRSFDTHEYDFKSDGIEKYENQNAKEKFNISKVMDYLKNKSPYKMNSSEISNVDEVSNESQKDDSISLNYYNELDELEKLELKEPPKKKKKDKGGGNNVNHNASSVNKIYDELSKLSTMEYNNYIEEEREEAEKRKKERMHSKGVQGSKKKKGKNIQNNALSFNNKDNIDSSKLKGKKMSTNNFKKKKTYIVSSVKNKRDLYEKSMVSTKNKLEDTEIGEYVSLIAPKYEENDLDRVKDNDSDKNKENTDNGDDEGNKTADINDNEDEDVKNADSRSNKSSFTPNVSKNSSSLYLCPPKGRINNEKRTSIISNLKKKIGEDLKKKKKIMDRNIELNNQIKFIMKLMQKVGLSTILTGVVPPGRNIENVLKLQENLKDDLKIHDNKKSLEVLNEKVINSGTYGNVIYNTPSFQKNIDGKKDVEDDDDDEASLLNGYFDFNNNNEIKYNENISHVFINEMFFSFLLRIQQKQQATGNNNNGKDNEKGESLNNMEETLKKEEKPYDLSKKALEDILGSAISNKIAEKEGDTMEFPKIIKDEKNKNTIDSILSMLTPWEQKILALLYEQKKMREQVQKIKEKFSQRIKNINIFIKKILIDKIEVEKHFNRIVKVTEQYKEDMLKTSDVDSNFKFAGLMKKLEELSISLSEKNRDFNVLAEFHLNLRKENEKKDILIKELQEENKLFYLVPKYNELLNELNCHEGNSIAAKELKKEFLLMYGRLMITKKKLQEKEVIENDIRNLNKHIYTELIESISIIKNLESQNKFLEYKLNLENKKKIEKVKKLLNEKEKLNKVISEMERMLEDANIDTSTLKNEILTNFNNTYTSINNIDSEEDKSPKELDTNKKENKAKKTKKKKKKKQTIQNESKENDSYQNILEYTPKRQASKNYINRGYSGEKITKNATKRINTGLNTKKRIVKNKKYEEKNILKHAYGSNSLNDVLLEKKLNKKNINLKKNIDIDNNNIENPVRKMKKGDYNNSIDDIQILQELKPSNSIGKKSKIKIVKEKKKNKKKHQKEEKTSIDLDGINMSNDLKSSNNIIIKKKKKKKLKGKKKTY, encoded by the exons AtgcatttaaataaaaatgaagataatAATACGGCAAATATGGACGAATTGCACGTTGAATCTTCCTCTAAAGAAGAAGCAATTAGGGTGTGTACCCGTATAAGGCCTCTGTTTGAAAAAGAA GTTAACAGCGGTCACTTAAAGGCTTGGAAAATGAACGACACTGATATGCAGTTGGTGGTTGAGCCGCTTTCATTATCAGAAATGTTAAATGCAAGAATTCCTAAAAAGAGGAATAAAGTAgaagttaaaaaaacagTAGAAAAAACAGAAGGGCAAAAGGCTGTTTTACAACGACATTATGCTTTTGATAGGTGCTTTGACGACCACG TTGGTAACGAAGAAGTGTATAGACATTTAGCCAGAGATATTATTTTAGACACGTTCAAAGGGATAAATGGATGTATTCTTGCATATGGACAAACTGGTTCAGGGAAGACTCATAGTATCATGGGTGTTCCTGCTGATCCAGGTATGCTGCCTAGATCATTAGcagaattttttaatggaATCGAAAATCCATCATCATTAAATGAAGAGAATGCTAGTAGTAATACTGATGATGAATCTAATAATAACACAAAAGAATTTCTAATGAGTGTAACATATTTAGAAGTGTATATGGAGCGTGTTAATGATTTGTTACAAGAAGGGTATAGGGGTGGTGCAATTGAAAATTTGGATGTAAAGGAGGACCCTAAAAGAGGTTTTGTAGTTATCGGTATTCAAGAAGAGACAGTAACATCAATAGACGAAGTTATGCTTTTAGTGGCAAAAGCTGAGCAAAGGCGGCATATTTCTCAGACAAATTTCAATGAAACATCTTCGAGATCTCATACAATTTTTACAGTCATATTAGAATCAAATCAGGTATTGAGCAATGGTACATCTATTAATAAAAGAGGAGAGTTAAAAATAGTAGATCTAGCAGGTAATGAACGAGCTGGAAGAGCTGCTGAAGGAATAGAGAATGCGAAAACATTAATTGAAGAAGGAAAatcaataaataaaagtttatttgttttaagTGAAGTTATTTCTAAATTGTCTAAAAGAGCTCAAGCTATTGCTATGGgagatgaaaaaaaaattaaaaaaatacaagaGGATTTAGTTTTCATCCCATGGAGGGATTCTAAATTAACAAGAATATTAAGTAAAAGTTTAGGAGGAAATTGCCGCGCATCAGTTATTGTTGCTGTACACCCATCTCATTTTTATCTGGATACATCTTTTTCCACATTGCGTTTTGCTTTAAAATGCAAAacgattaaaaaaaaaatagaagtaaattatttatctCCAGAGCAATCTGTAATTATGCAACAAAAAGAATTAATAGCTAAATTGCAAAATCAGTTAAAGCATTTAtcaacaaataaaaatacagaCATAAATTCATATGTTGGAAATAAAGACTATATAAGTAATAGAAATCCAGAAAAcgatgaaaaaatattggcCTTAAAAACTGAATTAGAAGAAAAGGTAAAAAAgtttcaaaattttattttaaaatcaGAATTACATGTAAATTCAAACAATTATAGAAGATTAAGATCAATcgatgatgataataacaacgaaaaattattaaaatattctatGACTATTTCAactaatattaaaaatgagTATAATTGGTTGAGGTCATTTGATACACATGAATATGATTTCAAATCCGATggaatagaaaaatatgaaaatcaaaatgcaaaagaaaaatttaatatatctaaAGTTATGGATtatctaaaaaataaatctcCATATAAAATGAACTCTTCGGAAATTAGTAATGTTGATGAAGTATCAAATGAATCACAAAAAGATGATTCGATAtctttaaattattataatgaattaGATGAATTAGAAAAGTTAGAACTAAAAGAACCAccaaagaaaaaaaaaaaagataaaggGGGTGGCAATAATGTAAACCATAATGCATCATcagttaataaaatatatgacgAGCTAAGTAAGTTAAGTACAAtggaatataataattatatagaaGAAGAAAGGGAAGAGGcagaaaaaagaaaaaaggaAAGAATGCATTCAAAAGGTGTACAAGGTagtaaaaagaaaaaaggaaaaaacaTCCAGAATAATGCTTTAAGTTTCAATAACAAAGACAATATAGATAGTTCCAAACTGAAAGGCAAAAAAATGTCTAcgaataattttaaaaagaaGAAGACATATATTGTCAGTAgtgttaaaaataaaagggatttatatgaaaaatcaATGGTGTCAaccaaaaataaattagaaGATACAGAAATTGGAGAATATGTCTCTTTAATAGCTCCAAAgtatgaagaaaatgatcTTGATCGTGTCAAAGATAATGATagtgataaaaataaggaaAATACTGATAATGGTGATGACGAAGGTAATAAAACTGCTGATATTAATGATAATGAGGACGAAGATGTAAAAAATGCTGATTCAAGAAGTAATAAAAGTTCATTTACCCCAAATGTATCAAAGAATAGTTCATCTCTTTATTTATGTCCACCTAAAGGACGAATTAACAATGAAAAACGCACTTCTATAAtatcaaatttaaaaaaaaaaattggtgaagacttaaaaaaaaaaaaaaaaattatggaTCGAAATATTGAACTTaataatcaaataaaattcattatGAAACTTATGCAAAAAGTTGGATTGTCTACCATTCTAACTGGTGTTGTTCCTCCAGGGCGAAATATAGAAAACGTTTTAAAATTGcaagaaaatttaaaagatgatttaaaaatacatgaCAATAAAAAGTCATTGGAAgtattaaatgaaaaggTTATTAATAGTGGTACCTATGGgaatgtaatatataataccccatcttttcaaaaaaatattgatgGTAAAAAAGATGTAGAAGATGATGATGACGACGAAGCATCATTGCTAAATggttattttgattttaacaataataatgaaataaaatacaatgAAAACATATCTCATGTATTTATAAACgaaatgtttttttcgtttttacTCCGAATACAACAAAAACAACAAGCAACAggaaacaataataatgggAAAGATAATGAAAAGGGCGAATCGTTAAACAATATGGAAGAAAcgttaaaaaaagaagaaaaacCTTATGATTTATCTAAAAAGGCATTAGAAGATATATTAGGAAGTGCAATATCGAATAAAATAGCTGAAAAAGAAGGTGACACTATGGAATTtccaaaaattataaaagatgaaaaaaataaaaatacaattgATTCGATTTTAAGCATGCTTACACCATGggaacaaaaaatattagcattattatatgaacagaaaaaaatgagagaacaagttcaaaaaattaaagagaAATTTTCCCAacgaattaaaaatattaatatatttattaaaaaaatattaattgaTAAAATTGAAGTTGAAAAACACTTCAATCGAATAGTAAAAGTAACGGAACAATACAAAGAAGATATGTTGAAAACGTCTGATGTAGattcaaattttaaatttgctggcttgatgaaaaaattagagGAGCTGTCTATATCTCTCTCAGAAAAAAACAGAGATTTCAATGTATTGGCAGAATTTCATTTAAACTtaagaaaagaaaatgaaaaaaaggatatcttaattaaagaattacaagaagaaaataagttattttatcttgttcctaaatataatgaattgTTGAATGAGTTAAATTGCCACGAGGGAAATTCAATCGCAGCAAAGGAATTGAAAAAGGAGTTTCTATTAATGTATGGGCGATTGATgattactaaaaaaaaactacaAGAAAAAGAAGTTATAGAAAACGATATAagaaatttaaataaacatatatatacagaACTAATTGAGTCTATAtctattataaaaaatttagaatctcaaaataaatttttagaatacaaattaaatctagaaaataaaaaaaaaattgaaaaggttaaaaaactattaaatgaaaaagaaaaactaAATAAAGTAATTAGCGAAATGGAAAGAATGCTGGAAGATGCAAATATAGATACTAGTACtctaaaaaatgaaattctCACAAATTTTAACAATACATATACATCCATAAATAACATAGACAGTGAAGAAGATAAGTCTCCAAAAGAATTagatacaaataaaaaagaaaataaagccaaaaaaactaaaaaaaaaaaaaaaaaaaaacaaacaatacaaaatgaatctaaagaaaatgatagTTATCAGAATATACTAGAATACACACCAAAAAGACAAGCctcaaaaaattatattaatcgTGGTTATTCTGGAGAAAAAATTACGAAGAATGCTACAAAGCGAATAAACACAGGTttaaacacaaaaaaaaggattgtaaaaaataaaaaatatgaggaaaaaaatattttgaaacaTGCATATGGTTCTAATTCCCTAAATGATGTTctattagaaaaaaaattgaataaaaaaaatataaatctaaaaaaaaatatagatatagacaacaataatatagaaaatcCTGTTaggaaaatgaagaaaggTGATTACAATAATAGTATTGATGATATACAAATTCTACAAGAATTGAAACCAAGTAATAGTATTGGAAAGAAgagcaaaataaaaatagtaaaggaaaagaaaaaaaacaaaaaaaaacaccaAAAAGAGGAGAAAACAAGTATTGATTTGGACGGTATCAACATGTCGAATGACCTTAAATCCAGtaacaatattattataaaaaaaaaaaaaaaaaaaaaactaaaagggaaaaagaaaacatactaa
- a CDS encoding HSP20-like chaperone, putative, translating to MFFFNSEKPKVIIETPTPSIIQDNIHAFLSPSLENKMYSSSYSYSNPLTGTYSTTQQNEYKYNVTKYTTKPHDNSRNVEYIKRFESPAELYYETIPLKTNTNNIFEINPSKEESNKITYNPRIEVYSTSDFVIIMMNIPGVSKENLNVELEKGLLKICGNKYKPKIEELEKNNEYHTKIIERVSEYYFCKIFQMPPAFSEGQSISCTLKDGELVLKILASELKTQKKVIQVTS from the coding sequence atgtttttttttaatagtGAAAAACCCAAAGTTATAATCGAAACGCCAACACCATCGATAATACAAGATAATATCCATGCATTCTTGTCCCCTTCATTAGAAAACAAAATGTATAGTAGCAGCTATTCGTATAGTAATCCCCTTACTGGTACATATAGTACAACTcaacaaaatgaatataaatacaatgttacaaaatatacaaCAAAACCACATGATAATAGTCGAAACGtcgaatatataaaaagattTGAAAGCCCCGCTGAGTTATATTATGAAACAATTCCCTTAAAAACCAATACAAACAATATATTCGAAATAAACCCATCTAAAGAagaatcaaataaaattacataTAACCCTAGGATAGAGGTATATTCAACATCCGATTTTGTAATTATCATGATGAATATTCCCGGTGTTTCAAAAGAAAATTTGAATGTTGAATTAGAAAAGGgattgttaaaaatatgtggaaacaaatataaaccAAAAATCGaagaattagaaaaaaacaatgaaTATCATACTAAAATTATTGAAAGAGTTAGCGAATATTActtttgtaaaattttcCAAATGCCACCTGCCTTTTCTGAGGGGCAAAGTATATCATGTACACTAAAAGATGGAGAACTTGTGCTTAAAATTTTAGCAAGTGAATTAAAAACTCAGAAAAAAGTTATCCAAGTGACCTCATAA
- a CDS encoding DNA helicase MCM8, putative produces MDKIVQLYFNKLELNDEVKKLILSWVTFFNKNWEYLFNIDKDVILNLEFFLDNKKIINKNAPPNNEIFLHELQKNPEIVLKFMKVAIHLLLYHGLGLNEIEKDPIFKEKIISHKKQKNMSETEKRINDHVENNIFYKENDSEIRIFIRNEEIEKVKSNNILLNDLKYDRYKDSEIFRTYFFSTQITIYLYNWNKVNKFKNLKSEKVNQLVCLRGSILRVSPVQLLITKIDFICEKCKYIFKIEFIDGKFEIPKKCLIKNCDSKNFAPIRESAKSIEYQKIILKENKKNISNIYETDNTTNIKNLLITLEVSKFFVNTCLPGSYVEVLGILKVISHINNYLINGKNSIFNMYIDCISIFSLSSKKYYNNNTFNIQKIKKEKKKIYSTLLWQSYIDNVNKKLSEISIEKDVLEKPSDKNKSNNNLTFQNDNCSTNLRSINEKGLHINQCYEEINIDDKECKIEKKSDNFFRNEENTQINNIFCGNENIPKNNATLNSLNMYGDFLDIFYINNNYVTNDYINKATKSINKENESHHNNLTNPLIDFDKNTLNFIKDFEKYKNNKFYLLVSSFCPRVVMNYYIKAGLLLSLLGGKTIYDQFGEIKRRGNIHLLLIGDPGLGKSRILQYISNIIEKSLFICSTSTSINGLTASAVKDSTNNEYSLEGGALVLSDKGVCCIDELDKISLKDQQSFLECMESQCINISKAGIVCNLKTRCTIIAASNPKEGKYNYNKTIFDNIKIPLPLLSRFDMVFLLTDKISEEKDISISNYLITSTNDTRKNSYLYDQNEKNNFENIRCNDDSAFIEKDENFDESIFFDFQYNLTNKCKQIDESNYLPIELLGIFVKYCRKSLFPILSNEAKQYIKKFYIHLRNASIAHNNISIPITIRQLESLIRLCQARARADLSNVVTLEHAKEVVVIYQKTIFYPLSLKMMDFKEKKTNKASRGKSAKALSALFKKDIIQIAQISGNKINNKDLQSLAQSIIQSAESNISGDVLIHIINEEGFILYKGNHWEVDRFYLK; encoded by the exons atggataaaATAGTGCAACTTTATTTCAACAAATTGGAATTAAATG ATGAAGTAAAGAAACTTATTTTGAGCTGGGTTACATTTTTCAACAAAAATTgggaatatttatttaacatTGATAAGGATGTTATTTTGAAccttgaattttttttagataataaaaaaataataaataaaaacgcGCCGcctaataatgaaatatttttacatgaACTTCAGAAAAATCCAGAAATcgttttaaaatttatgaaagTTGCGATTCATTTGTTGTTGTATCATGGTTTAGgattaaatgaaatagaAAAGGATCCAATATTtaaggaaaaaattatttcacacaaaaaacaaaagaatATGTCAGAGACagaaaaaagaataaatgatcatgtagaaaataatattttttataaagaaaatgattCTGAAATTAGAATTTTCATTCgaaatgaagaaatagaaaaagtaaaatctaataacattttattaaatgatcTAAAATATGATCGATATAAAGATTCTGAAATTTTTcgtacatattttttttctacacaaataacaatatatttatataattggaataaagttaataaatttaaaaatttaaaaagtgAGAAAGTAAACCAATTAGTTTGTTTAAGAGGAAGTATATTAAGAGTTTCCCCTGTACAACTgttaataacaaaaattgattttatatgtgaaaaatgtaaatatatatttaaaattgaaTTTATAGATGGTAAATTTGAAATACCTAAAAAATgtctaataaaaaattgtgatAGTAAAAATTTTGCTCCAATACGAGAATCAGCAAAATCAATtgaatatcaaaaaattattttaaaagaaaataaaaaaaatatatctaatatttatgaaacAGATAATACtactaatataaaaaatttattaatcaCACTCGAAgtatcaaaattttttgttaacaCATGTCTACCTGGAAGTTATGTAGAGGTTTTGGGAATATTAAAAGTTATATCTCATATTaacaattatttaataaatggaaaaaattcAATTTTTAACATGTATATTGATTgtatttcaatattttcactgtcatcaaaaaaatattataataataacacttttaatattcagaaaattaagaaagaaaaaaaaaaaatatattcaacTCTTTTATGGCAATCTTATATAGataatgttaataaaaaactttCTGAAATAAGTATTGAGAAAGATGTTTTAGAAAAACCTtctgataaaaataaatcgaataataatttaactTTCCAAAATGATAATTGTTCTACTAACTTAAGAAGTATAAACGAAAAAGGTTTACACATCAATCAATGTTATgaggaaataaatatagatgaTAAAGAATgtaaaatagaaaaaaaaagtgataacttttttagaaatgaagaaaatactcaaattaataatatattttgtggaaatgaaaatattccCAAAAATAATGCCACATTAAACTCTCTAAATATGTATGGCGATTTTTtagatattttttatataaataataattacgTTACCAATgattacataaataaagCCACAAAATCtattaataaagaaaatgaatcacatcataataatttgacAAATCCTTTAATtgattttgataaaaatactttaaattttataaaagatttcgaaaaatataaaaataataaattttatttattagttAGTTCATTCTGTCCACGTGTAGTtatgaattattatatcaaaGCAGGATTGTTGCTAAGTTTATTAGGAggaaaaacaatatatgaTCAATTTggtgaaataaaaagaagaggaaatatacatttattattaattggCGATCCGGGATTAGGAAAAAGTAGAattttacaatatataagtaatataatagaaaaaagcttatttatttgtagtACTTCAACTAGTATAAATGGATTAACTGCATCTGCTGTTAAAGATTCGacaaataatgaatacTCTTTAGAAGGTGGAGCATTAGTATTGTCTGATAAAGGTGTATGTTGTATTGATGAATTAGATAAAATATCTTTAAAAGACCAGCAATCTTTTTTGGAATGTATGGAAAGTCaatgtattaatatatcaaaagCAGGAATTGTATGTAATCTAAAAACTAGATGCACTATAATTGCTGCATCTAATCCTAAAgaaggaaaatataattataataaaaccatttttgataatattaaaataccTTTACCATTATTAAGTAGATTTGATAtggtttttttattaactgATAAAATATCCGAAGAAAAAGACATAAGTAtttcaaattatttgataaCATCTACTAATGATACAAGAAAAAATTCCTATTTATATGATCAgaacgaaaaaaataattttgaaaatataagatGTAATGATGATTCTGCATTTATtgaaaaagatgaaaattttgatgaatctattttttttgattttcaatataatcttacaaataaatgtaaacaAATTGATGAAAGTAACTATTTACCAATTGAACTATTAGgaatatttgtaaaatattgtaGAAAATCGTTATTTCcaattttatcaaatgaagcaaaacaatatataaaaaaattttatatacatctAAGAAATGCTTCCATAgcacataataatataagcATCCCAATAACAATAAGACAATTAGAATCACTTATAAGATTATGCCAAGCAAGAGCACGTGCAGATTTATCAAATGTTGTAACCCTAGAACATGCTAAAGAAGTTGTTgtaatatatcaaaaaactattttttatcctttatctttaaaaatgatggattttaaagaaaaaaaaactaataaAGCTTCAAGAGGTAAATCAGCCAAAGCACTTTCTGCATTATTTAAGAAAGATATTATACAGATAGCTCAAATAAgtggaaataaaataaataacaag GATTTACAAAGTTTAGCTCAATCAATAATACAATCAGCCGAATCGAATATATCTGGCGATGTATTAATCCATATTA TAAATGAGGAAgggtttattttatataaaggAAATCACTGGGAAGTTGACCGTTTCTATTTGAAGTAG
- a CDS encoding heat shock protein DNAJ homologue Pfj4, putative codes for MPNRVNYYEVLGVPQDADISVIKKSYRTLAMKWHPDKNPNNKAEATERFKQISEAYEVLSDPKRRRKYDLYGTDEGYAMGDNDEFSNFHKNFGFNDAQRIFEMFFGDSTPFGNDSFFGEVMGSSFGDKRRGRMGRSTDPFDNFFGSSFNISFGPSSFDNFMDGGSCFTSVETSTSNGGKFKNRVVKTSTSKTTSIINGKRVTRIETVKTLPNGTIERTVTEKEEDGRGNVNVRQLPSYEMRKNKR; via the exons atgcCAAATCGAGTAAACTACTATGAAGTTTTAGGGGTACCTCAAGATGCTGATATAAGTGTAATCAAAAAATCATATAGAACTCTTGCTATGAAATGGCATCCAg aTAAAAACCCAAACAATAAAGCCGAAGCAACTGAGCGATTTAAGCAAATTTCAGAGGCTTATGAAGTATTGTCAGATCCTAAAAGACgaagaaaatatgatt taTATGGAACAGATGAAGGATATGCAATGGGAGATAACGATGAATTCTCAAactttcataaaaattttggATTTAATGATGCTCAAAGAATATTTGAAATGTTTTTTGGTGATTCAACACCATTTGGAAatgattcattttttgGAGAAGTCATGGGTTCGTCTTTTGGGGATAAGAGACGAGGAAGAATGGGTCGATCTACTGATCcttttgataatttttttggaTCATCATTTAACATATCTTTTGGCCCTTCTTCATTTGACA ATTTCATGGATGGAGGTTCGTGTTTTACATCCGTTGAGACATCAACTTCAAATGGCGGGAAATTTAAAAACAGAGTTGTGAAAACTTCAACATCTAAAACAACATCTATTATTAATGGAAAAAGAGTTACCAGAATAGAAACTGTAAAGACATTACCAAATGGCACAATTGAAAGAACTGTAACTGAAAAAGAAGAAGATGGGCGAGGAAATGTCAATGTAAGGCAATTACCATCTTATGAAATgcgaaaaaataaaagataa